A window of the Pogona vitticeps strain Pit_001003342236 chromosome 4, PviZW2.1, whole genome shotgun sequence genome harbors these coding sequences:
- the MYL9 gene encoding myosin regulatory light polypeptide 9 — protein MSSKRAKAKTTKKRPQRATSNVFAMFDQSQIQEFKEAFNMIDQNRDGFIDKEDLHDMLASLGKNPTDEYLEGMMSEAPGPINFTMFLTMFGEKLNGTDPEDVIRNAFACFDEEATGFIHEDHLRELLTTMGDRFTDEEVDEMYREAPIDKKGNFNYVEFTRILKHGAKDKDD, from the exons ATGTCCAGCAAGCGGGCCAAGGCAAAGACCACCAAGAAGCGCCCTCAGCGTGCCACCTCCAATGTCTTCGCTATGTTTGACCAGTCACAGATCCAGGAGTTCAAGGAAGCTTTCAATATGATAGACCAGAACCGGGATGGTTTTATCGATAAGGAGGATCTGCATGACATGTTGGCCTCTCTTG GAAAGAATCCCACCGATGAATACTTGGAGGGCATGATGAGTGAAGCACCTGGGCCCATCAACTTCACTATGTTCCTCACTATGTTCGGAGAGAAGCTGAATGGCACTGATCCAGAGGATGTCATCCGCAATGCTTTTGCCTGCTTTGATGAGGAGGCTACAG GATTCATTCATGAAGACCATCTGCGTGAACTCCTTACCACCATGGGCGACCGGTTCACCGATGAGGAAGTTGATGAGATGTATCGTGAAGCCCCCATTGACAAGAAAGGCAACTTCAACTATGTCGAATTCACTCGTATCTTGAAGCACGGAGCCAAAGATAAAGATGATTAA